The sequence TTCTGTTGAGCAGCTCAGACACCTCCAGGTGACACTTGTAGGCATCAGAATTATAGATAGACGCAAGGAGCAAGCTACAATCTGTGAAATAAACAGCCAGTGTAGAAGGCACCggaggagagcgagcgagacccAGTGGCATCCCCTGACCTCCCATGTCTCACCCCAAACTGCCATAGCCGGTAATGAACTTGACATACCTACTGCAGTATGGAGAGGGATTTCCCCCAGCACCGACACCTCCAGCTGAAGCCCTCGTGAACCGGAGCATAACACGGGGCAGATACCAGACGTCCCAACAGACATCACCCCGGTTGCGCCCATACCCCCTTCCTCAGCTTCCCACAATACCCGAGAGCAAGGGTAGGGCCCCGGGGAAGCCGGCGGAGACACAGACACAATCAGGCAATGTACCCAAACACCTTACCGTACTGCAGCCCTTACCACCATGGGTGGCGGTAGCAGAGCATTCCGCCCAGAGATGGCCCCCTGATCACTGACTGCACCACCTGTTCTCTGCATGACAGCGAGACTCCGGCTTGAAAAAACTGGCGGGAAATTTTAATGCCAGACCACACCACATCTGCAAAATCGTCACGTACGCCCCACCAGTAagagcagggggcattatatatgcctAACCCCCACCCACAACACCTATATGCCCCGCCTAGTAGTTTAGGGGGGGAAATATTTGCCCcttgcacaaatacagcctgataggcttaacacTTATTATGCTAAATTCTATCACAACAGTTTGAACAGGAAATtgctttacttttattttttgtcttattAGACATTGCATGCACAGCGATCATATGCTCTTGCATCCATCTAACAATTGTTATTAAATCTTATGAATAAACTTTTTTCGAATGCGATTTTGGTTGCCAAAAAATACAACAACCCGGTAAACCTGTATTATAACTGCCAacatatttttgtatataaagAAGAATATGGACCGATTAAACACTTTTTGAACAGTTACTAAGTACAAGCGGTAAATCAGAAAGGGTCCGTCCTGCATCCCCACCATGATGATCACGCTCCAAACCTCACTCTGGCAGCATTGAGACAGTATGCAATTCTTAACCTCAGACAGTGACTGTAAATGCTCATTGTCCTTAATTTCTGGAGATGAGGGAGACCATGTTTGAGTAAGGACTAATGTAAATTGCATGATCGCCAAGGAAAATAGACACAGTCCCGCCACAGTTGTAGTCTTCTTGTTCTTTACTGATGGCTCCTTTATAAGTTCTAAAATATCCAGGATATCTGCACCTAAAGCAAGGTACATCAGAAGAAGCTGAGCGAGTTGGTCGCGGCTCATGTTTCCTCTTGGCATCAGCCAACGTCCTATAACCAGGACCAAGATTGTTAACTCTTCTGATATTTGTAACACAATGGAGTAGGTCTTTTCCTAGTCAGAGTTAAAATCATATGTTATTTCTAGAAAAACACAGATATTGTATGGCAATACAGAGTATTAGAGTACCTACAGAGTACTGAAAAACACGTCTGTAATAAATcacgtgtgttacgccgagcgctccgggtccccgctcctccccggagcgctcacggcgtctctctccctgcagcgccccggtcagtcccgctgaccgggagcgctgcactgacatggccgtcggggatgcgattcgcacagcgggacgcgcccgctcgcgaatcgcatcccaagtcactttctcgttccggtcccctgctgtcatgtgctggcgcgcgcggctccgctctctagggcgcgcgcgcgccagctctctgagacttaaagggccagtgcaccaatgattggtgcctggcccaattagcttgattagtttccacctgtgcactccctacttatacctcacttcccctgcactcccttgccggatcttgttgcccttgtgccagagaaagcctttccttgagtgttcctagcctgtgttccagacctcct is a genomic window of Hyla sarda isolate aHylSar1 chromosome 10, aHylSar1.hap1, whole genome shotgun sequence containing:
- the LOC130294545 gene encoding transmembrane protein 26-like, giving the protein MFSKCRKILSATFSRLLLGLHGSCMVILATLMKQDSSYLYLLTGIVLLFVEMSMTLQMTEHGEWKWFSPMVLLYLSSVIPSVFVLELEYLRFSVKANGTNESLVNSTNFKEFEKTYSIVLQISEELTILVLVIGRWLMPRGNMSRDQLAQLLLMYLALGADILDILELIKEPSVKNKKTTTVAGLCLFSLAIMQFTLVLTQTWSPSSPEIKDNEHLQSLSEVKNCILSQCCQSEVWSVIIMVGMQDGPFLIYRLYLVTVQKVFNRSIFFFIYKNMLAVIIQVYRVVVFFGNQNRIRKKFIHKI